The following coding sequences lie in one Miscanthus floridulus cultivar M001 chromosome 9, ASM1932011v1, whole genome shotgun sequence genomic window:
- the LOC136479426 gene encoding uncharacterized protein, which produces MGWFRHFLDDVEAKEIPLLGRKYTWSNERSSPTLVRLDRAFCCVDWEDIFPDDVLQSSSLEAVQQNWNAPVSSSCAVERLFLKLQRLSQDLQKWGQRKIGNVKLQLGIAKEILHHLEIARDSRDLSPSEEWLRKKLKLHCLGLASLERTIARLRSRVLYLKEGDANTSFFHRQARYRKKKNFIAKLQVGDQTVADQEDKQEAVLQFYENLLGTAEEREYTIDFAEIGI; this is translated from the exons ATGGGTTGGTTCAGGCACTTCCTAGATGATGTTGAGGCTAAAGAAATTCCTCTGTTAGGAAGGAAATACACATGGTCTAATGAAAGATCTTCTCCCACCCTCGTGAGGCTTGATAGAGCTTTCTGCTGTGTTGATTGGGAGGATATCTTCCCTGATGACGTCCTGCAGAGCAGCAGCCTCG AAGCAGTTCAGCAGAATTGGAATGCTCCAGTATCTTCATCCTGCGCAGTTGAACGGCTCTTCCTCAAACTTCAGAGACTTAGCCAGGACCTTCAGAAATGGGGCCAACGGAAAATTGGTAATGTCAAGCTTCAGCTAGGGATAGCCAAGGAAATTCTGCATCATCTTGAGATTGCTAGGGATTCCAGGGATCTTTCTCCAAGTGAGGAATGGCTGAGGAAGAAACTTAAGCTTCACTGTTTGGGATTGGCTTCTCTTGAACGTACTATTGCTCGCCTCCGTTCTAGAGTTCTGTACTTGAAGGAAGGTGATGCTAACACGTCCTTTTTCCACCGGCAAGCCCGTTACAGGAagaagaaaaacttcattgcaaaGTTGCAAGTGGGTGATCAAACAGTAGCCGACCAAGAAGATAAACAGGAAGCAGTCCTGCAGTTTTATGAGAATTTGTTGGGCACGGCTGAGGAGAGGGAATATACCATTGACTTTGCAGAAATTGGGATTTAG